In Calidithermus timidus DSM 17022, the following are encoded in one genomic region:
- a CDS encoding tripartite tricarboxylate transporter TctB family protein translates to MQVWERVAALLAAALGVLALLLSRGLPQMEGGYPGPALFPSILGVVLLVSGLGLLWQERSKKGKLQGGEGRVLLALLALALAPWLLGQLRLAPTAGIYTLMGALLLGVRPGVALLSGGVVTFVVYVLFQRFLGVYG, encoded by the coding sequence ATGCAGGTCTGGGAACGGGTAGCAGCCCTGCTGGCAGCAGCCCTGGGCGTACTGGCCCTTCTCCTGAGCCGGGGTCTGCCCCAGATGGAGGGGGGCTATCCCGGCCCGGCCCTCTTCCCCAGCATTCTGGGCGTGGTGCTGCTTGTAAGCGGGCTGGGGCTTTTGTGGCAGGAACGGAGCAAGAAGGGCAAGCTGCAGGGGGGCGAGGGTCGGGTTCTGCTAGCCCTTCTAGCTCTGGCTCTGGCCCCTTGGCTCCTGGGCCAGCTTAGGCTGGCCCCAACCGCCGGCATATATACCTTGATGGGAGCCCTTTTGCTAGGAGTGCGCCCTGGGGTGGCTCTGCTCAGCGGCGGGGTGGTGACCTTTGTAGTCTACGTGCTCTTTCAGCGCTTCCTAGGAGTGTATGGATGA
- a CDS encoding bifunctional sugar phosphate isomerase/epimerase/4-hydroxyphenylpyruvate dioxygenase family protein, translating to MRTSIATVSLSGDLRSKLEAIAAAGFEGVELFENDLLSFEGSPRALGAFARELGLEIVAFQPFRDFEGMPEPERSQALERAERKFDLMEELGTNLLLVCSNVSPHSQGGLERAAEDLYELGERARRRGLRVGFEALAWGRHIHDYRDAWEVVRRADHPAVGTILDSFHILAQDLPLSTIPRIPKEKIFLVQVADAPRLEMGLLPWSRHFRNLPGQGQLPLAEFMQALVATRYAGFVSLEIFNDQFRSIPPREVALDGYRSLVYLRELANPQSLPPPPECRGVGFIEFCASEAEAVELEEFLRRMGFRRTRKHRSRQVSLWQQGRIKLVVNAEKEGFAHAYNLVHGTSVCALALEVTALQAALARAEAYRAVPTVLPEQPLPALRGLEGSLLYLLESHSSWGEDLEPLETAGPGVGLEAVDHVAQVMPPARLLSWRLFYRTVLGLEASDLTEIPDPSGLIQSQAMQNPQRSLRLVLNASQNTGTLASRFLSAYYGGGVQHIAFATSDIFATLAALEANGVKLLPIPENYYLDLEARYALESELLESMRRYNVLYDQSTEGEFFHAYTQTFADLFFFEITQRRNYDGFGAVNAPVRIAAQVRQIRQALRSLEVEF from the coding sequence ATGCGCACATCCATCGCCACGGTATCTCTCAGCGGTGACCTGCGGAGCAAGCTCGAGGCCATCGCCGCGGCGGGCTTCGAAGGAGTGGAGCTCTTCGAGAACGATCTGCTGAGCTTCGAGGGCAGCCCCCGCGCGTTGGGAGCCTTCGCGCGCGAGTTGGGTCTAGAGATCGTGGCCTTCCAGCCCTTTCGCGACTTCGAAGGGATGCCCGAGCCCGAGCGCAGCCAGGCTCTGGAGCGGGCCGAGCGCAAGTTCGACCTGATGGAAGAGCTGGGCACGAATTTGCTCTTGGTGTGCTCGAACGTCTCCCCCCATAGCCAGGGGGGCCTCGAGCGGGCCGCCGAGGACCTCTACGAGCTGGGTGAGCGGGCCCGGCGACGGGGCCTGCGGGTGGGTTTTGAGGCTTTGGCCTGGGGCCGGCACATCCACGACTACCGCGACGCCTGGGAGGTGGTGCGCCGGGCCGACCACCCCGCGGTGGGCACCATCCTCGACAGCTTCCACATCCTCGCTCAGGATTTGCCGCTCTCGACGATCCCCCGCATCCCCAAGGAGAAGATCTTCTTGGTGCAAGTGGCCGACGCACCCCGGCTGGAGATGGGCCTGCTGCCCTGGAGCCGTCACTTCCGCAACCTCCCCGGACAGGGCCAGCTTCCCCTGGCGGAGTTCATGCAGGCGCTGGTCGCTACCCGCTACGCGGGCTTTGTCTCCCTGGAAATCTTCAACGACCAGTTCCGCTCCATCCCCCCACGGGAGGTAGCCTTGGACGGCTATCGCTCGCTGGTGTACCTGCGGGAGCTGGCCAATCCCCAAAGCCTGCCGCCGCCGCCGGAGTGCCGCGGGGTGGGCTTCATCGAGTTTTGCGCCAGCGAGGCAGAGGCGGTAGAGCTGGAAGAGTTTCTACGGCGCATGGGGTTTCGCCGCACCCGAAAGCACCGCTCCAGGCAGGTGAGCCTGTGGCAACAGGGGCGCATCAAGCTGGTGGTCAACGCCGAGAAGGAGGGCTTTGCCCACGCCTACAATCTGGTACACGGCACCTCGGTGTGCGCCTTGGCCCTCGAGGTCACCGCGCTGCAAGCAGCTCTGGCCAGGGCCGAGGCCTACCGCGCAGTCCCCACCGTACTGCCAGAGCAGCCCCTGCCCGCGCTGCGCGGCCTGGAGGGTAGCCTGCTGTACCTGTTGGAGTCCCATTCCTCTTGGGGCGAAGACCTCGAGCCACTGGAGACCGCGGGGCCAGGAGTGGGCCTGGAGGCGGTAGACCACGTAGCCCAGGTGATGCCCCCCGCCCGGCTCCTCTCCTGGAGGCTCTTCTACCGCACGGTGCTGGGCCTGGAGGCCTCCGACCTCACCGAGATTCCCGATCCCAGCGGCCTGATCCAGAGCCAAGCCATGCAAAACCCCCAACGCTCCTTGCGGCTGGTACTCAACGCCTCACAGAACACCGGCACCCTGGCCTCGCGCTTTCTGAGCGCCTATTACGGGGGCGGGGTGCAGCATATCGCCTTCGCCACCTCGGACATCTTCGCCACCCTGGCGGCGCTGGAGGCCAACGGGGTGAAGCTTCTGCCCATCCCAGAGAACTACTACCTCGACCTCGAGGCCCGCTACGCGCTGGAGAGCGAATTGCTGGAATCCATGCGTCGCTACAACGTGCTCTACGACCAAAGCACAGAGGGGGAGTTCTTTCACGCCTATACCCAAACCTTCGCCGACCTGTTCTTTTTCGAGATCACACAGCGGCGCAACTACGATGGCTTCGGCGCGGTGAACGCGCCCGTTCGTATAGCGGCTCAGGTACGTCAGATTCGTCAGGCGCTGCGCAGTCTGGAGGTAGAATTTTAG
- a CDS encoding tripartite tricarboxylate transporter substrate binding protein, which yields MKRWFALLAILGMVLFAIMGMAQKYPTRPITMIVPWSAGGSTDLTARALAPVLEKSLGVPVQVVNRTGGGGAVGHGAIAQGRPDGYTIGIITLEVVLPPWVAQTKIDASAFAPISLLVLNPVAIVVRKDAPWKTAQELVADLKQNPGKYKASGTAKWGSYDFARLGFLKSIGLKDTALPWVPTQGAAAALQELISGGINVAFVSIGEASALVKAGEARFLAFMTEKRFANFPDIPTLKELGIDWTFASFLMAAAPKFALPSVVDQLDKAFAKAVQDPEFVRFMNNANLVINHLDRKASLAFLEERTKAMQQIVQQLELKF from the coding sequence ATGAAAAGGTGGTTTGCGCTGCTGGCAATTCTGGGGATGGTGCTGTTCGCGATAATGGGGATGGCGCAAAAATACCCTACCCGTCCCATCACCATGATCGTGCCCTGGTCGGCAGGAGGCTCCACGGACCTCACGGCCCGAGCCCTGGCCCCGGTGCTGGAGAAGTCCCTTGGCGTGCCGGTCCAGGTGGTCAACCGCACCGGTGGCGGTGGCGCGGTGGGACACGGAGCCATTGCCCAGGGGCGCCCGGACGGCTACACCATCGGCATCATCACCCTGGAGGTGGTGCTACCGCCCTGGGTAGCCCAGACCAAGATCGACGCCAGCGCCTTTGCCCCCATCTCCCTGCTGGTGCTCAATCCCGTGGCCATCGTAGTGCGCAAGGACGCCCCCTGGAAGACGGCCCAGGAACTCGTCGCCGACCTCAAGCAGAACCCCGGCAAGTACAAAGCCTCGGGTACGGCCAAGTGGGGCTCCTACGACTTCGCCCGCCTAGGTTTCCTCAAGAGCATCGGGCTCAAGGACACCGCGCTGCCCTGGGTGCCCACGCAGGGAGCGGCTGCCGCCTTACAAGAGCTGATCTCCGGTGGAATTAACGTGGCCTTCGTCTCCATCGGCGAGGCCAGCGCCCTGGTCAAGGCCGGCGAGGCCCGCTTTCTGGCCTTCATGACCGAAAAGCGCTTCGCGAATTTCCCGGACATCCCCACCCTGAAGGAGCTGGGCATCGACTGGACCTTCGCCTCCTTCCTGATGGCGGCGGCTCCCAAGTTTGCCCTGCCCTCTGTGGTAGACCAACTCGACAAAGCCTTCGCCAAGGCCGTGCAGGACCCAGAGTTCGTGCGCTTCATGAACAACGCCAACCTGGTCATCAACCACCTTGACCGCAAGGCCAGCCTGGCCTTCCTAGAGGAACGCACCAAGGCCATGCAGCAGATTGTGCAGCAGCTCGAGCTCAAGTTCTAA
- the pcaC gene encoding 4-carboxymuconolactone decarboxylase, whose translation MDDKYERGLANRRAVLGAEYVDQAQARTTPFDADFQRFITEYAWGEVWGREGLARKTRHLLTLALLAALGHEHELKMHLRATARTGVSPEEVREVFMQVAVYAGLPAANRAFAIAKEVLKEEI comes from the coding sequence GTGGACGATAAATACGAACGCGGGCTGGCCAACCGCCGGGCGGTGCTGGGGGCGGAGTACGTGGACCAGGCCCAGGCCCGCACCACCCCCTTCGACGCCGATTTCCAGCGCTTCATCACCGAGTACGCCTGGGGCGAGGTCTGGGGGCGGGAGGGGCTGGCGCGCAAGACCCGCCACCTGCTCACCCTGGCCCTGCTGGCGGCTTTGGGCCACGAGCACGAGCTAAAGATGCACCTCAGGGCCACCGCCCGCACCGGGGTGAGCCCCGAGGAGGTGCGCGAGGTGTTCATGCAGGTCGCGGTCTACGCCGGCCTCCCGGCGGCCAACCGGGCCTTTGCCATTGCCAAGGAGGTCTTGAAGGAGGAGATATGA
- a CDS encoding alcohol dehydrogenase catalytic domain-containing protein — MRAVVLEDFGRLVVRELEPPQEGEVLLRVAACGVCGSDLSVYKGTSAMRARWSPPLVLGHEIAATVQEGPPEWLGRAVTVNPLVACGRCDPCRRGLSNLCTERGNVGFHYPGGFAQQIRLPLAQLYPLPEGLPIWKGALCEPLAVALRAVELAGGMLGRNVLVIGGGAIGTLAAWLAARAGAEVWVVERNPLRRAWLEELGFVRGVLEAPSGFYDLALDCVGAQATPDLAASHVRPGGQVVLVGLEAVEAALPLQRLVLQEIGLKGAYVFTHDDFSRATRLLAELPDELAVVRPFTQVQETFDLLLSGRLPQAKAVLLW, encoded by the coding sequence ATGCGCGCAGTAGTGCTCGAGGACTTTGGACGGCTGGTGGTACGCGAGCTCGAGCCCCCCCAGGAAGGGGAAGTGCTTTTGCGGGTCGCCGCCTGTGGCGTTTGCGGTAGTGACCTCAGCGTCTACAAGGGCACCTCCGCCATGCGGGCCCGCTGGAGCCCACCGCTGGTGCTGGGGCACGAGATCGCCGCCACGGTGCAAGAAGGCCCGCCGGAGTGGCTGGGCCGGGCAGTGACGGTGAACCCTTTGGTGGCTTGCGGACGCTGCGACCCTTGCCGCCGAGGGCTTTCCAACCTCTGCACCGAACGCGGCAACGTAGGCTTCCACTACCCCGGGGGCTTCGCCCAGCAGATCAGGCTGCCCCTGGCCCAGCTCTACCCCCTGCCCGAGGGGCTTCCCATCTGGAAAGGAGCGCTGTGCGAGCCGCTGGCCGTAGCGCTGCGGGCGGTGGAGCTGGCCGGGGGGATGTTGGGTCGCAACGTGCTGGTGATCGGGGGCGGGGCCATCGGAACCCTGGCGGCCTGGCTGGCCGCACGGGCCGGGGCGGAGGTCTGGGTGGTCGAGCGTAACCCCCTGCGGCGGGCCTGGCTGGAGGAGCTGGGCTTTGTGCGGGGGGTGCTCGAGGCCCCCAGCGGCTTCTACGACCTAGCCCTCGACTGCGTGGGCGCCCAAGCCACCCCTGACCTGGCCGCCTCGCACGTCCGACCCGGAGGACAAGTGGTGCTGGTCGGGCTGGAGGCGGTGGAGGCCGCCCTCCCCCTCCAGCGCCTGGTCTTGCAGGAGATCGGCCTCAAGGGGGCCTACGTCTTCACCCACGACGATTTTTCCCGCGCCACCCGCCTGCTGGCCGAGCTACCCGATGAGCTAGCGGTGGTGCGCCCCTTCACCCAAGTGCAGGAAACCTTCGACCTGCTGCTGAGCGGGCGGCTACCCCAGGCCAAGGCGGTGCTGCTCTGGTAG
- a CDS encoding tripartite tricarboxylate transporter permease, whose amino-acid sequence MSFLSPEALLALVLGSLYGAIFGAIPGLTATLAISLAIPVLLFLGPQVALAALIGITATAIFAGDIGSVLMRMPGTPASAAYTEELHEVAKKRSPAFALGLASLPSAVGSLIGLGFLVVGSLGLVALAKQFSSFEYFWLVLLGILSGILAVPRVLKGAIAFGLGMLLATIGYDPALGNPRFTFGQPSLLGGIDFIVALIAFFGVSEVLHHLLQQNQSRPPQAQAEGLGGRAIFREYFQEAGKFCWEERISLLRSSVLGTFVGFLPGAGSDIAAWISSNLRRMQKGRPEQVALDGTTANNAAVAGAWIPAMALGLPGDTLTAILLGMFLAMGITPGPELFSKHGALVAQIYLAFFLVSAVVMPLGGYLSALIVNALLKIPTRVLMGAVLGLCVVGTYAVNSNPFDLYLLAALGALGFVLRQGDFPLGLVVLGMVLGPLLEQHFMVSMIKTHWSFASFFERPVAILLALANVLLVALVLSIRYRQWRKLNQLRMLASLAKPEE is encoded by the coding sequence ATGAGCTTCCTGAGTCCAGAAGCCCTTCTGGCCCTCGTCTTGGGCTCGCTATACGGGGCCATCTTTGGGGCCATCCCCGGCCTCACCGCCACCTTGGCCATCAGCCTGGCCATCCCCGTTTTGCTGTTTTTAGGCCCCCAGGTAGCCCTAGCGGCCCTGATCGGTATCACCGCTACGGCCATCTTCGCCGGAGACATCGGCTCAGTACTGATGCGGATGCCCGGCACTCCGGCCTCGGCAGCCTATACCGAGGAGCTACACGAGGTGGCCAAGAAGCGCTCCCCGGCCTTCGCTCTGGGGCTTGCCTCTCTACCCTCCGCCGTCGGCAGCCTGATTGGGCTGGGGTTTTTGGTGGTGGGCTCGCTGGGGCTGGTGGCCTTGGCCAAGCAGTTTTCCTCCTTCGAGTACTTCTGGCTGGTGCTGCTGGGCATTCTAAGCGGCATCCTGGCGGTACCCCGGGTGCTCAAGGGGGCCATCGCCTTTGGTCTAGGAATGCTTCTGGCCACCATCGGCTATGATCCTGCCCTAGGCAACCCCCGCTTCACCTTCGGCCAGCCAAGCCTGCTGGGAGGCATAGACTTCATCGTGGCCCTGATCGCCTTTTTTGGAGTAAGCGAGGTCTTGCACCACCTGCTCCAGCAAAACCAAAGCCGCCCGCCCCAGGCTCAGGCCGAGGGGCTGGGGGGGAGGGCCATCTTCCGGGAATACTTCCAGGAAGCCGGTAAGTTCTGCTGGGAGGAGCGCATTTCGCTGCTGCGATCATCGGTCTTGGGCACCTTTGTGGGCTTTCTGCCGGGAGCCGGCTCAGACATTGCGGCCTGGATTTCCAGCAATCTGCGGCGCATGCAGAAGGGACGTCCGGAGCAGGTAGCCCTGGACGGAACCACCGCTAACAACGCCGCGGTGGCGGGAGCCTGGATCCCGGCCATGGCCCTGGGGCTGCCTGGCGATACCCTCACGGCTATTCTGCTGGGGATGTTCTTGGCAATGGGCATCACTCCTGGCCCCGAGCTTTTTAGCAAGCACGGCGCGTTGGTGGCCCAGATTTACCTGGCCTTTTTCCTGGTAAGCGCAGTTGTCATGCCCTTGGGCGGCTACCTGAGCGCTTTGATCGTGAACGCCTTGCTGAAAATTCCCACGCGGGTGCTCATGGGGGCGGTGCTGGGGCTGTGCGTGGTGGGGACCTATGCCGTCAACAGCAACCCCTTCGATCTCTACCTGTTGGCGGCATTGGGGGCTTTGGGCTTCGTGTTGCGGCAGGGAGATTTTCCCCTAGGGCTGGTGGTGCTAGGGATGGTGCTGGGGCCTTTGCTCGAGCAGCACTTCATGGTGAGCATGATCAAGACTCACTGGAGCTTCGCGAGCTTCTTCGAGCGTCCCGTGGCCATCCTTCTGGCTTTGGCCAACGTGCTCCTCGTTGCGTTGGTGCTAAGCATCCGCTACCGGCAGTGGCGCAAACTCAACCAGCTCAGGATGCTCGCCAGCCTGGCCAAGCCGGAGGAGTGA
- a CDS encoding metallopeptidase family protein has product MTFERFLETAYRLWDQIPEPFKRGLQGMHVLERSKRDPDEPELFRLGEYLSPGYPTVLGGFEGLGRHIALYYGSFCAVAYPGFDWEGEIWETLLHELRHHLEFLAGRDDLVAEDLEYLRQYRQGKR; this is encoded by the coding sequence ATGACCTTCGAGCGCTTCCTCGAGACAGCTTATCGCCTGTGGGACCAGATCCCCGAGCCCTTCAAGCGCGGCTTGCAGGGGATGCACGTCCTCGAGCGTTCCAAGCGCGACCCCGACGAGCCGGAGCTGTTCCGCCTGGGCGAGTACCTGAGCCCCGGCTACCCCACGGTGCTGGGCGGCTTCGAGGGCTTGGGTCGTCACATCGCGCTCTATTACGGCTCTTTCTGCGCCGTTGCTTACCCCGGCTTCGATTGGGAGGGAGAAATTTGGGAGACCCTCCTCCACGAGCTGCGCCACCACCTCGAGTTCTTGGCTGGGCGCGACGACCTGGTGGCAGAGGACCTCGAGTACCTGCGCCAGTACCGGCAGGGAAAGCGGTGA
- a CDS encoding GntR family transcriptional regulator, protein MIGSPDLETLPLREQAYLRIKQLILDEEIRANSFLSERTLAEQLGMSKTPVRLAIARLEHEGYVRVSPQQGIVVLALTFEEILDYIDFRLALESFVVKGLATAPSPERAEALQAQLAEQARVVHDPKSTRQALVRADMAFHRFLAALWGNRPILQALERQQEVLYRIAMRIFQKYPDRREQSFAEHQALCRLIAEGRQAEAVALISQHILRIKSLLIGAEG, encoded by the coding sequence GTGATCGGCTCCCCCGACCTCGAGACCCTCCCTCTGCGCGAGCAGGCCTATTTGCGCATCAAGCAGCTCATCCTCGACGAGGAGATCCGGGCCAACAGCTTCCTCTCCGAGCGCACCCTGGCCGAGCAGTTGGGCATGAGCAAGACCCCGGTACGCCTGGCCATCGCCCGGCTCGAGCACGAGGGCTATGTGCGGGTCTCACCGCAACAGGGCATCGTGGTACTGGCCCTGACCTTTGAGGAAATCCTGGACTACATAGACTTCCGCCTGGCCCTGGAGAGCTTCGTGGTCAAGGGGCTGGCCACAGCCCCCAGCCCCGAGCGGGCGGAGGCCCTGCAGGCCCAGCTCGCCGAACAGGCCCGGGTGGTGCACGACCCCAAGAGCACCCGTCAGGCCCTGGTGCGCGCGGATATGGCCTTTCACCGCTTCCTGGCCGCCCTGTGGGGCAACCGGCCCATCTTGCAGGCCCTCGAGCGGCAGCAGGAGGTGCTCTACCGCATCGCCATGCGCATCTTCCAGAAGTACCCCGACCGGCGCGAGCAGAGCTTTGCCGAGCACCAGGCCCTCTGCCGCCTGATTGCCGAGGGGCGGCAGGCCGAGGCGGTGGCCCTGATCAGCCAGCACATCTTGCGGATTAAGTCCCTCCTCATTGGCGCTGAAGGATAG
- a CDS encoding glucose-1-phosphate thymidylyltransferase translates to MKGLVLAAGRGTRLRPLTHTRPKHLFRIAGKPIIHYALENLREAGIREVGIVVSPYNKEDFQLSLNDFPGIDLEYIVQEEALGLAHAVGVAREWLDGSPFVLYLGDNLFQRGITPFTQAFQPGVSAVIALVKVSDPRQFGVAVLDPQGRVVRLLEKPKDPPSDLAVAGVYVFGPEIMEVIAALKPSARGEYEITDAIQGLIDRGREVLGREIEGWWKDTGRPGDLLDANRLLLVEQPSPLPVLKGHVSDSQITGRVVVEEGAVVRNSTILGPAHIAAGAHVESAYIGPFTSVGPGATVRRAEVEFSILEEAATLEDVPLRLHECILGVGAKVGSRNGLPRAHKLVLGDLSSVELG, encoded by the coding sequence ATGAAAGGCCTCGTTCTCGCAGCCGGGCGCGGTACTCGCTTGCGCCCTCTGACCCATACCCGGCCCAAGCATCTTTTTCGCATTGCAGGCAAGCCGATTATTCACTACGCCCTCGAGAATCTCCGCGAAGCCGGGATTCGCGAGGTAGGGATCGTGGTCTCCCCCTACAACAAGGAGGATTTCCAGCTCTCCCTCAACGACTTTCCCGGCATCGACCTCGAGTACATCGTGCAGGAGGAAGCGCTGGGGTTGGCTCACGCCGTTGGGGTGGCGCGGGAGTGGCTGGATGGCAGCCCCTTTGTGCTCTACCTGGGGGACAACCTGTTTCAGCGAGGCATCACCCCCTTCACCCAGGCTTTCCAGCCGGGGGTGAGCGCGGTGATCGCCCTGGTCAAGGTGTCCGATCCCCGCCAGTTCGGGGTGGCGGTGCTGGACCCTCAGGGACGCGTCGTGAGGTTGCTGGAGAAGCCTAAGGACCCTCCTTCCGACCTGGCCGTGGCCGGGGTCTACGTGTTCGGGCCGGAGATCATGGAGGTCATCGCTGCCCTCAAGCCCAGCGCGCGTGGAGAATACGAGATCACCGATGCCATCCAGGGCCTCATCGACCGGGGCCGAGAGGTGCTGGGCCGCGAGATCGAGGGCTGGTGGAAGGACACCGGGCGGCCCGGCGACCTGCTCGATGCCAACCGCCTGTTGCTGGTGGAGCAGCCCAGCCCCCTTCCCGTGCTCAAGGGCCATGTCAGCGACAGCCAGATCACGGGGCGGGTGGTGGTCGAGGAGGGGGCGGTGGTGCGCAATTCGACCATCCTGGGGCCGGCCCACATCGCCGCCGGAGCTCATGTCGAGAGTGCCTACATCGGCCCCTTCACCTCGGTGGGGCCGGGGGCGACGGTGCGGCGGGCCGAGGTGGAGTTTTCCATCCTCGAGGAAGCTGCGACGCTAGAAGACGTGCCCCTGCGGCTGCACGAGTGCATCCTGGGGGTAGGCGCCAAGGTGGGCAGCCGCAATGGCCTGCCCCGCGCCCACAAGCTGGTGCTGGGGGATCTGTCGAGCGTGGAGTTGGGCTAG
- the pcaD gene encoding 3-oxoadipate enol-lactonase, translating into MTRFAKVNGIVLHYRLEGAGPPVVFINSLGSDLRIWDAQAQGLVPYFQVLRYDKRGHGLSEAPPPPYALADHTQDLKALLDHLALEQVSLVGISVGGLIALDFARTYPERTRALVLMDTGARIGSVESWNERIRAIEEASLAEVAKGVIARWFTPAFFREKPAAAQGYYHMLARTPVEGYIGTCAALRDADFRGELGAVRAPALVLCGAQDPSTPPALSEALAQELRAPLRLIEGAAHLPCLEQPEATLSEIRAFLEVYGGR; encoded by the coding sequence ATGACGCGCTTCGCTAAGGTCAACGGCATCGTCCTGCACTACCGGCTCGAGGGGGCCGGCCCTCCGGTGGTCTTCATCAACTCGCTGGGCAGCGACCTGCGCATCTGGGACGCCCAGGCCCAGGGGCTTGTCCCCTACTTCCAGGTGCTGCGCTACGACAAGCGCGGCCACGGCCTCTCCGAGGCCCCGCCCCCGCCCTACGCCCTGGCCGACCACACCCAGGACCTCAAGGCCCTGCTCGACCACCTGGCCCTGGAGCAGGTCAGCCTGGTGGGCATCTCGGTGGGGGGGCTGATCGCCCTCGACTTCGCCCGCACCTACCCCGAGCGCACCCGCGCTTTGGTGCTGATGGACACCGGGGCCCGCATCGGGAGCGTGGAGAGCTGGAACGAGCGCATCCGGGCCATCGAGGAGGCCTCGCTGGCCGAGGTGGCCAAGGGCGTCATCGCCCGCTGGTTCACCCCGGCCTTCTTCCGAGAGAAGCCCGCCGCGGCCCAGGGCTACTACCACATGCTCGCGCGCACCCCGGTGGAGGGCTACATCGGCACCTGCGCAGCCCTGCGCGACGCCGACTTTCGGGGGGAGCTAGGGGCGGTGCGGGCCCCGGCCTTGGTGCTCTGCGGGGCCCAGGACCCCTCCACCCCTCCCGCGCTCTCCGAGGCGTTGGCCCAGGAGCTCAGGGCCCCCCTGCGGCTCATTGAGGGGGCCGCCCACCTGCCCTGCCTCGAGCAGCCCGAGGCTACCTTGAGTGAGATCCGCGCCTTCTTGGAGGTCTACGGTGGACGATAA
- a CDS encoding IclR family transcriptional regulator: MNAHAPTLEAEPARSEAEGFFVEALARGLAVIRCFDEAHERLTISEVARLTGLSRATARRSLLTLSALGYVATDGKQFWLTPKILSLGHAYLSSTPLPRLLQPVLEELSAELHESCSASILDGEEIVYIARAATRRVISVGLGVGSRLPAYCTSMGRVLLAALEPEALEAYLARTPLRPLTPHTLTDPARLCQELERVRQQGYALVDQELELGLRSVAVPVRNARGRVLAAMNVGVQAGRVSREELAERVLPVLRQAAASLVPLLGV, translated from the coding sequence ATGAACGCCCACGCCCCGACCCTGGAGGCCGAGCCCGCCCGGAGCGAAGCGGAGGGCTTTTTCGTGGAGGCCCTGGCCCGGGGGCTTGCGGTGATCCGCTGCTTCGACGAGGCCCACGAGCGCCTGACCATCAGCGAGGTGGCCCGCCTCACCGGCCTTAGCCGGGCCACCGCTCGGCGCTCGCTCCTTACGCTGAGCGCCCTGGGCTACGTGGCCACCGACGGCAAGCAGTTCTGGTTGACTCCTAAGATCCTGAGCCTGGGCCACGCCTACCTTTCCTCCACCCCTTTGCCCCGTTTGCTCCAGCCGGTGCTGGAGGAGCTGAGCGCCGAGCTGCACGAGTCCTGCTCGGCCAGCATCCTGGACGGGGAGGAGATCGTCTACATCGCCCGGGCCGCCACCCGACGGGTGATCTCGGTGGGCCTGGGGGTGGGCAGCCGCCTTCCGGCCTACTGCACCTCGATGGGGCGGGTCTTGCTGGCGGCGCTGGAGCCGGAGGCCCTCGAGGCCTACCTGGCCCGCACCCCCCTGCGCCCCCTTACCCCCCACACCCTCACCGACCCGGCCCGGCTCTGCCAGGAGCTGGAGCGGGTGCGGCAGCAGGGGTACGCCCTGGTAGACCAGGAGCTCGAGCTCGGCCTCAGGTCGGTGGCGGTGCCGGTGCGCAACGCCCGGGGCCGGGTGCTGGCGGCCATGAACGTGGGGGTGCAGGCCGGGCGGGTGAGCCGGGAGGAGCTCGCCGAGCGGGTGCTGCCGGTGCTGCGCCAGGCTGCGGCCTCGCTGGTGCCGCTTTTGGGGGTCTAG